In Salmo salar chromosome ssa15, Ssal_v3.1, whole genome shotgun sequence, one genomic interval encodes:
- the LOC106572154 gene encoding zinc finger protein 362 isoform X8 — MAEPRFNNPYFWPPPPSMPGQIKEQLMAEKIRPLHLPPNSAPSQQTLLVASSPSDGGQQQHGMPKHQQGQHHPQGSVQQPDIALHARPASSSVPVRSVNFITFNVDDADVNMDDKSAVKAKGLWDEWHMRQIVEQPSRVNHRSVFMCPYTGLAPSSRPDGHSTSEALTPTTPTSSSQNRLGGAPSVNIISGLASGPGMEQMKSGGLAGLLGPPPKTPRGRKKIKAESGGPLLVVPYPIMASGADQGCITFPAKEGKTYRCKVCPLTFLSKSEMQIHSKSHTEAKPHKCPHCSKSFANASYLAQHLRIHLGIKPYHCSYCENSFRQLSHLQQHTRIHTGDRPYKCAAPGCEKAFTQLSNLQSHQRQHNKDKPYKCPNCYRAYSDSASLQIHLSTHAIKNAKAYCCSMCGRAYTSETYLMKHMSKHTVVEHLVSHQSPQRTESPSIPIRISLI; from the exons ATGGCTGAGCCTCGGTTCAACAACCCCTACTTCTGGCCTCCGCCTCCCTCCATGCCTGGCCAG ATCAAGGAGCAGCTGATGGCTGAGAAGATCCGACCCCTACACCTGCCACCCAACTCAGCCCCCTCCCAGCAAACCCTGCTGGTGGCTTCCTCCCCCTCGGACGGGGGGCAGCAGCAGCACGGCATGCCCAAGCACCAGCAGGGGCAGCACCACCCTCAGGGCTCGGTCCAGCAGCCTGACATCGCCCTGCACGCCCGCCCAGCCTCCAGCTCTGTGCCAG TTAGATCAGTTAATTTTATTACCTTCAATGTCGATGATGCAGACGTGAATATGGATGACAAGTCAGCAGTGAAGGCCAAAGGACTGTGGGATGAGTGGCACATGCGACAGATCGTCGAGCAGCCCTCTAGAGTTAACCATCGGTCAG TCTTCATGTGCCCATACACAGGTCTGGCCCCGTCGTCCCGGCCGGACGGCCACAGCACTTCCGAGGCCCTCACGCCCACCACACCCACCTCTAGCAGCCAGAACCGACTGGGAGGGGCCCCATCGGTCAACATCATCTCCGGGCTGGCCAGTGGGCCTGGCATGGAGCAGATGAAGAGCGGGGGCCTGGCCGGACTCCTCGGCCCTCCACCCAAGACACCCCGCGGGCGGAAGAAGATCAAAGCGGAGAGCGGAGGGCCTCTTCTGGTGGTGCCCTACCCTATCATGGCCTCTGGCGCAGACCAGGGCTGCATCACCTTCCCTGCCAAAGAGGGCAAAACCTACAG ATGCAAAGTGTGTCCGCTTACCTTCTTGTCCAAGTCGGAGATGCAGATCCACTCCAAGTCCCACACGGAGGCCAAACCCCACAAGTGTCCCCACTGCTCCAAGTCCTTTGCCAACGCGTCCTACCTGGCACAACACCTCCGCATTCACCTGGGCAtcaagccttaccactgctcctaCTGTGAGAACTCCTTCCGTCAGCTCTCGCACCTGCAGCAGCACACCAG AATCCACACTGGTGACAGACCCTATAAATGCGCGGCCCCTGGATGTGAAAAGGCCTTTACCCAGCTCTCTAACCTCCAG tctcACCAGAGGCAGCACAACAAGGACAAGCCGTACAAATGTCCCAACTGCTACCGTGCCTACTCAGATTCAGCATCGTTACAGATCCACCTGTCTACGCACGCCATCAAAAACGCTAAGGCCTACTGCTGCAGTATGTGTGGCCGGGCATACACCTCA GAAACCTACCTTATGAAGCACATGTCCAAACATACAGTGGTTGAGCACCTAGTGAGCCACCAGTCTCCCCAGAGGACAGAGTCCCCCAGTATCCCAATACGCATCTCCCTCATCTGA